The Planctomycetota bacterium region CGGAGGGCACGAAGGGGACTTGACCGGCCCCATGTTCTGTCGGCGCCTGTTGTGGCCTTGCGCACGGTCGCTGCCTCACTTGACATCCTCGGCTTGACACGGTATCCTCACCTCACCTTGAGTGGTAGGGTTGGGGCTGTCACACCGGCGCGGAGGTCAGGCACGTGGCAGATTTCAAGTATACGCCAGACGATGAGATCCCGATCCACCGCGAGGGCGCCATCAAGCAGCTCTGTCGCCCCTTCCTCTCGCACGAGAATGGCCTCCCAGAATGGGTGAAGAACTCCGCGGCAGCCTATCTGAGGGATGGGCGGGGACCCGGGGAGCGGGTGGTTGTAGTGCTCTTCTGCCATGGACGGGGGGCAAGGCCGGCCACTATCGCCTGTCTCGATCTCGTGGGCATGACCAGCCTTCAGATAGAGAGAGACTTTAGGCGCTGGGCGGATCCCGAGGCCGCAACGCGTTCATCAGACACCAAAGTGCGCCTCGGGGAACTTGGTGGTCATGGTAACGGCGGGAAATGTTACATGACCCAGATGTTCGAGGACCACTGCCTCCTGTACACCGTCAGGAGCGGCCGGGGCTGTCGGTATGGAGTGGCAGGGGGACACGTCGCTTTCGGCTATGTACCGGACGCCCGGACAGGCAGGGATTTCACGGTGGACGATGTTGCTTCGGAGATCAACATATGCCTGGGAACAGCCGGAGCAACCCTGAGTGATCTGCCGCAAGCTGCTGCTGAGGCGGTCAGAAGGGCATCGGGCTTCTCATTCATATGTGGTTTCAGGCCCCGGGACTATGGTAGCAGAATCCCGGTTCAGAGCCTAGTCGAGAGCCTGCTTTCGCACCCGCAGATGGTCAGCCCGCTGCAGCTTTGCAGCATCTATGTCCTCGCAAACGGACAGGCGTACAATGCCGGGCACCCCTTGTCGTTGCCTGTAATCGAGCCCATGCACGGGTACGAGGAGCCAAGGGTGATCGTGATCCCCGGTTCGCTGAAGGACCCAATGTCGGGGCAAGCAGTTCCGATCACTGCGGAGAATGGCGGCACCCAAGGTAAGCTTGAGATCCGGACGTCGGAGAAGAACATGCGCGTCGGTAGGGGGGGCAAGCGGAAATGGCGCCACACAGTGACATTCCACACGCTGGAATCAGGCGTGATAGGCAGCATCCCGATGACGAGCCTCGTTGTCGACTCCAGCTTCCGGGACTTCATGTACTGCGACTGCTACTTGGAAAGTCTGGATAGATACCAACGCAATGAGCGAGGCGCCTTGGCCGAGAGCCCGTTGACACGTGCCGTGCAAGACTGGATTTCCGGACAGGTTCGCGCATACTGCCGAGAGTTTGAGGTCAGGGAACAGCGAAGGCTGCGAGATCAGGACCGCGACGAACTCAGCCGCATCAACGAGTGGCTTGACCAGTGGAAGAACCAGTTCATGCAGGAGTTCATGCATGGCCTGTATGGACAAGGTGAAGGAGCGGCTCAGCGCGAAAGGGCTAGCCTACCGTCTGGAACACCTGCCTCGATGGAGCTTGGTGGCGTGTACCCCAGAGCCGGCCTGGGGGTCTACTTCAGGCCATCCCTCAGGTTCTTCGACAAGGACCGACGTCGAATCAGGCCGGTCCCCTACAGATGGGTCAGCGAGGATAACAATGTGGCCATGGTCGACGAGGATCTCAACCTGATTCAGACCTTCGCGTTCGGCAAGACAGGAATCTTCGCCCAAACATTGGACGGCCAGCTCTGCTCCAACCAGATTGCTCTGGAAGTCGTGAGGATCATCGATATACGAATCGTCCCCCGAGAACTGGTCGTCCCGGCTGGCACCCGGAACAAGCTCCAGGCAATGTGTCGCCTCCCAGACGGCACGGAGATACCGAACGTTCACTTGACCTGGATGGAGGCGAACTCGGCGGTCGCGAGGGTGAGTTCCAGGGGCATGGTCTACGGTTTTGCCCCGGGCGAGACTGAGGTGACGGCTCTTGATGAGAGCTGCAGATCCGACGCTCCGGCTCGGATCACCATCACGCCGTCGGATGGCAGGGGGGCCGGCAATCAGAGAGGCCGTGGTTTCCCAAGGATCCTGATCTCCGAGATAGACTGCCTCCCTGGCGAGGCTTCGCCACCGCAGTTCCGCAAGGATGAGCCACCCATATGCCAACGTGTCCAGGACACTGATGCAAACGTCTGGTGGATCAACCTGGCCTCACCATTCGCTCGGCTCTACTCCGATCAGGAGGGAGGCTACGGCGTCAAGTCTGAAGCATGGCGCATGTACCACGTCGAACGTCTCATTGACGTGATCATCCAGATCGCGCTGACGCATGGCCCAGATAGCGACCAGTCCCTGGATTCCAACGACTGGGCGTTGCGTGCTGCGGAGATCGAGGCGGAGATTCGGGGCAAGGCCATCGAGTCACTCGTACACTTCATAACCTCTGGCGAAACCGAAGACTGACGGGAAGAGCCAGTGACCGGACAACTCACTATCGGTGATAAGCTCCTTGCTGCTGCACTCGCGCTGGAGCAGTCAGGGAAAAACCACTTCTCGGCAGAGGACCTCGTGGTAATGGCCTGGCATCGGTTCCCACATGCCTTCGGCCTCAGCGGCCACATGGACCAGCATGGGACGCCCATGTACCCTGACTCCAACAGAGTCTACATGGAAATCATGGGAAGCAAGCCCCTACGCAAACAGGGTCTTCTGAGGAAGGTTGGCAGTAAGCTGTACGCGTTGACTGATGCTGGCCGTCAGCGCGCAGCGATGGTATCAGAAACTCCTCAGGAGACGTTGCCTGAGAAGTGGTCGCTTGCCAGAGAGAAGATCGATCAGATACGGAGGCTATTCGATTCGAGAGCCGCTGCCAAGCTCAGAGAAGGGCAACCCGAGGAACTCTCGTTCTTCGATGCGTGTGGCTTCTGGGGGATCAACCCCAGGAGCCGGGCCAAGGATCTGTGGAGCCGTTTCGCACACATCGAAGCGCTTCTTGACGCTGCGATCGAGTCGCTTGGTGACAGGGACCGCGCGGCCTCGCGCCATGGCTCTTCATCATATGGTGTTGAGGACATTCGCACGTTGCGGCGGACACATGACTTCCTCTGCGATAGGTACTCCAGGGAGATCGCCGTGATCAAGGCAAGGACAGATGAACGATAGCCCCGCAGGGCAACAGAACTGCCCACCCATCGAGCCCACGCCATGCTATGAGACGAAGTACGGGGGGGCCTTCTGCGCTAACTCTCTTGAGTTCATGGCCGGCCTCCCGCCGCAGTCGGTGAACCTCGTGCTTACATCCCCGCCGTTCGCATTGCGTAAGAAGAAGTCCTACGGGAACGTCTCAGCTGACCAGTACATCGACTGGTTCATGCCATTCGCTCAGCAGATTCACCGCATCCTGAAACGAAATGGTAGCTTCGTTCTGGATATTGGGGGCTCCTGGAATCAGGGGCAGCCGACGCGGAGCCTCTACCATTTTGAGCTGTTGCTCAAGCTCTGCGGCGAGAAAGGGTTGTTCAGCTTGGCTCAGGAGTTCTACTGGTACAACAGAGCCAAGATGCCAGCTCCCGCCCAATGGGTCACGATCGAGCGTGTCCGCGTGAAAGACGCCGTCCAACCGATCTGGTGGCTTTCGAAGACGCCCCGTCCGTACGCCAGCAACACACGGGTTCTAACTCCGTATTCGAAGAGCATGAGGAACCTGCTGAAGCGGGGGTACAATGCGGGTCCAAGGCCTTCGGGTCATGTAGTGTCAGTGAAGTGGGGCAGAGACCAGGGCGGGGCCATCCCTACGAACCTCATCGAGGCGTCGAACACGAGCAGCAGTGATCCATACCTGAGAGCGTGTAGACAGCACGGGCTCGTTGTACACCCAGCTCGTTTCACAGAGAAGGTCCCCGAGTTCTTCATAAGGTTCCTCACCCGACCGGGCCATCTCGTTCTTGATCCCTTCGCCGGCAGCAACATGGTTGGGGCGGTTGCAGAGAGGCTTCGCCGCCGATGGGTTGCTGTCGAGATCAATAGGGATTACGTGGTAGGGTCCGCCTTCCGCTTCGACGGGGTGGGTGTGTCTTTCGTCGCAGGGGCGCTCTGCCGCGGCGATGTCCCCCAAGGGGCGCAAGCCGCTCCTGCGAAACCGGAGTGTATGTGCTAGCCTCGCTGGGGCGGCTGACACTACTCCCGCCCAGTCGACAACGCCTTCACGAGTCCTCTCTCGGAGCCTCGACGAAGTTCACCCTGAGCGTAGTCGAAGGGCTCGGGCCGGGGTCTCGCGGGCGGGCTCTTCGGCGTCCATCGGTCGTCGGCTTCTTCTCTGCGTGCTCTCGCCGGCGGCCTCTGCTGGCTCTGCGTGAGACTCTTGCCGCCTTGATTCGCGGCGATTGGCGAGATTCGCGGTCGCGGAGCTCATGTGTGCTTGGGAGCTAAGTTGTAAGTTGCGGCCTGACCCCCTGGGGCGCGAAAACCGGGAAGTCTGGGAGACTCTGGGAGACTTAGGACATGTTGTGGTGCCCCCAGGATGCAGCCGCTACCTGTAGTGGGGCTCATGCCTGGGGCGTGGCGGCGACTTCGGCCGGCTGCTCGGCGGGGGCCTGGGCGCCGGCGGCGTTGTAGTGCTCGGCCAACTCCTTGAGGATGGCCTTGTTGAAGAGCCGCCAGGAGCAGACAGGCACGTACTTGAACTCCTGGGTCTTGGGGTCTATGTAGACGTGTACGCTGGGGCAGCGCTCGAGGCGCTCGGTTTCGAGGATCGGGTCGTCCTCGAGGGGCAGGATGACGACGCGGAGCATTTCGCGGGCGAGCATGTGGCGGTCGCGGACTTTGCTGGACTTGCAGCCGACGGCGAGCTCGAGCATGGTCATGAGGCCGTGATAGAGCTTGCCGAGGCCCTTGCCCTTGAAGAAGCGGCCCAGGCGGATGTGAGGGCGCAGGGTCCTCACCAGGCCGATCTTGCCGGAGAGGTGGAAGAGGGCGTTCCGCAGGCGCAGGGCGCCCAGGAACCTGCCGAAGGCGTTCTTCTGCCAGCGCTCCTTGCGGGCGAGCAGGCGGTTTTCGAGGGCGATGAAGGCCTCGACGACCTTGTTGAGCGGGACCTTGAGGTAGTGGTCGGCGGGCAGGTAGCGCTCGCCGTTCGAGACGAG contains the following coding sequences:
- a CDS encoding Ig-like domain-containing protein, which codes for MADFKYTPDDEIPIHREGAIKQLCRPFLSHENGLPEWVKNSAAAYLRDGRGPGERVVVVLFCHGRGARPATIACLDLVGMTSLQIERDFRRWADPEAATRSSDTKVRLGELGGHGNGGKCYMTQMFEDHCLLYTVRSGRGCRYGVAGGHVAFGYVPDARTGRDFTVDDVASEINICLGTAGATLSDLPQAAAEAVRRASGFSFICGFRPRDYGSRIPVQSLVESLLSHPQMVSPLQLCSIYVLANGQAYNAGHPLSLPVIEPMHGYEEPRVIVIPGSLKDPMSGQAVPITAENGGTQGKLEIRTSEKNMRVGRGGKRKWRHTVTFHTLESGVIGSIPMTSLVVDSSFRDFMYCDCYLESLDRYQRNERGALAESPLTRAVQDWISGQVRAYCREFEVREQRRLRDQDRDELSRINEWLDQWKNQFMQEFMHGLYGQGEGAAQRERASLPSGTPASMELGGVYPRAGLGVYFRPSLRFFDKDRRRIRPVPYRWVSEDNNVAMVDEDLNLIQTFAFGKTGIFAQTLDGQLCSNQIALEVVRIIDIRIVPRELVVPAGTRNKLQAMCRLPDGTEIPNVHLTWMEANSAVARVSSRGMVYGFAPGETEVTALDESCRSDAPARITITPSDGRGAGNQRGRGFPRILISEIDCLPGEASPPQFRKDEPPICQRVQDTDANVWWINLASPFARLYSDQEGGYGVKSEAWRMYHVERLIDVIIQIALTHGPDSDQSLDSNDWALRAAEIEAEIRGKAIESLVHFITSGETED
- a CDS encoding site-specific DNA-methyltransferase, whose amino-acid sequence is MNDSPAGQQNCPPIEPTPCYETKYGGAFCANSLEFMAGLPPQSVNLVLTSPPFALRKKKSYGNVSADQYIDWFMPFAQQIHRILKRNGSFVLDIGGSWNQGQPTRSLYHFELLLKLCGEKGLFSLAQEFYWYNRAKMPAPAQWVTIERVRVKDAVQPIWWLSKTPRPYASNTRVLTPYSKSMRNLLKRGYNAGPRPSGHVVSVKWGRDQGGAIPTNLIEASNTSSSDPYLRACRQHGLVVHPARFTEKVPEFFIRFLTRPGHLVLDPFAGSNMVGAVAERLRRRWVAVEINRDYVVGSAFRFDGVGVSFVAGALCRGDVPQGAQAAPAKPECMC